The segment CACCTCCCTATTTCAACGGATCGATTTTAAAAGGAAGTTCACTATTCATTGCTAAGGTCCAGTTTGCTAATAATTCTTCTTGTCTCAATTCAGCCCATGCCAGAACTAGCTTAAGCTGTTTCTTAGGTAGATTACCTTCTTTTAATTCGCAAGTCTTTATATCAATTATTGCCTTATTTTCTCCGTAATAAGCATGGAAGTGTGGTGCGGCGGAACACCCATGTACCATCATGAAAGCATGTAAATATCGAGTAGCTAGAAGTCGGGAATAATTTCCCGGCTTCTTTGCTCTCACAGAACCGGACTTACGTTTGCCGTATCCGACTCCTGCAGGCAC is part of the Metallumcola ferriviriculae genome and harbors:
- a CDS encoding DUF4160 domain-containing protein, giving the protein MMVHGCSAAPHFHAYYGENKAIIDIKTCELKEGNLPKKQLKLVLAWAELRQEELLANWTLAMNSELPFKIDPLK